The genomic interval tttttttaaataaggaagCAACATAAAGGCTCAAACTTCAttacaaaagagagagaaaagatgtAAGCATTTCAAATTGACATTCGAGTAATTATTGACACCCACATCACAACTCCCCCATTATTATTCTTTTGGAAACGCTAAATGCATATTATGGATCTTAACACTTAGGATGGGATATCTGGGCgttgggtggagggaggacagAGGTACCCAAGTGGGTATTTTTGTTGCTGGTGTTCTCCGTTGTTGCCAGGATCCCAAGCCGATtttccaattctttttttttcaaaagtgctCCAGTGGGGTTTTTActttctctgccctgccttgATCCAAGCCTGCGATTCTGCATCTTCAACAGTCCATCCACGACCCTAAAAAACAATTAATTTCTTTattaagagggggaaaaaaattaaaaagaggggagagagcgaggggggaaaaaaacaccacctCAGTTCTCCCAGCAAGATGGCGATGGCACGTACATTTAATCGCCGAACAAACAGTTCAAGCACTCCCTCAGGACTGGGAAAAATCAGGGCTGAGACCATTATGTAGAACTGCCCTTGgggcccccaccccacacacagcccctctcccctccctggcaaCTTTGTGTCCAAGAAGTGTTTTCTTTGAAGCCCTGGGATCGACTCCACCTTGAAAAATGCAAGGAACAAAACAAGTCTATGTGCAATCTCCATAGGGCTTGGGTGGGGGGCAAAATCATGGGTtggggggcaggtgcccacctgGGGTGGTGCCAGGGGGTGCCTGAGAAGCCAGGAAGGCTCAGATAGGGGGGCCACACacgtctccccctccccaatgcctTCTTATATATAGTGCTGATCCTAGAGGAGCCTCTGTGGCTGGTGAATgggtcttttttgggggggtcaggGGGGCGGCTCTGCAtgcccccctctccctgcccaccccccagcCCAGGCAAGGCAGAGCCGGACCCCCGACCATGTACCCCCAGCCCCAAGCAGGGGGCTGTCAGGtgctccttgggggaggggatggCTGCAAACTAAGTTCCCATGGAACAAACAGGAAAGTTTGGGCGGCGCTGGGGCCGGGAGGGGGGGGCTTCTGGAGGGGGGGTCCACTGCAGGGGGGGCAGGGGCCCCCCCGGGGACCCCCCACCCAGGGGGGAGCCGCTCCTCCCCCCCTCGCCAGCCAGGTCTGGGCTGAGCCTCGCCCGGCTCGGGGCTCCCTGTGTTAGTTGGGGTCTGCTCCCGGGGCTCCCGCGCGGCCCCGGGGGCGCCCAGAGGGCCGGGACCGGGGTCCCCCGGCGGGCCAGGGCTGCCCCTTGCCCCCGGCCGCGCGCCCGGCCCCAGCGCCCCGCGGCTGCCCGGCTAGGGGGGCGCAAAGGGGAAATGTCCCCGCGCCCCACTCGCACCCAGCGCCGTCTGGGGCGCCCTGAGGCGGCGAGGGGCCGCGTCACGGCAAGCCGGCCGCCGGGCCCGCAGGGGGGAGGACCGGAGCGGCGTCCCCCGGCGGTGCGGAGCCCCGGAGCGGCCCGGGGGCGCGGGAAAGGGCGGCTTTAGGCGGCGGAAGAAACACAGATGGCGGCGGCGAGGCGCCATTCGGGGCCTGAACAGGCAGCCAGCAGCCCTGTCCTCACCGCGGTCCGCGCCTGAGCGCTAAATACCCGGATGCGCCGGCTGCTGCCTAGAGAGCCAGACACCAGAGCAAGAGCAAGAGGCAGAGGCAGGAGAGCGCTGAGCAGAAGCGGTGGGGAGGCTGAGCCGAGCCCCCAGGCGGCACGCAGGGGCCTGGCCCTGCTCCAGAGGCAGCCCCAGAGAGCCTGACCCAGGCAGAAGagcctggccagccagccaggcaggcctCAGCCACAGCCACTCCAAGGCACCAGGGCAGGCTGTGCCTCGGCCACACCTTGCCACCCACCGCCAGGCAGGCATTGGAAGGGGTGACACCCCACGTCTCCTTGGCTCCCCCTCCCACTCTGCGGGGGAAAGCTTTGAGACTCTCCAGTGCGCCAAGGGGCGACCCACGTGTTGCGCTGCGCCAGGTTCAGGAGGAGCAGCCAGGTGGGTGAGGCCGACACCACAGGCTTCTGGTGCCAGCTAGCCAGCATGACCGAGAACTCGGCAGCCGCACCCGCCGCCAAGCCCAAGCGGGCCAAGGCAGTCAAGAAGGCGACAGACCACCCCAAGTACTCCGACATGATCGTGGCCGCCATCCAGGCCGAGAAGAGTCGCGCCGGCTCTTCCCGCCAGTCCATCCAGAAGTACATCAAGAGCCACTACAAAGTCGGGGAGAACGCCGACTCCCAGATCAAGTTGTCCATCAAGAGGTTGGTGACAACAGGTGTCCTGAAGCAAACCAAAGGGGTTGGCGCCTCCGGCTCTTTCCGCCTCGCCAAAGGGGACGAACCCAAGAAGGCCCcggtgaagaaggccaaaaaGGAAGTCAAGAAGGCTGCAACACCCAAGAAAGCGGCGAAGCCCAAAAAGGCTGCTGCCAAGACGccagccaagaagcccaaacCTGCAGCGAAGAAAGCCAAAAAGAAGCCAGCACCTGCTCCAAAGAAAGCCAAGAAGCCAAAGACTGTCAAGGCCAAGCCAGTGAAGGCATCCAAGCCTAAGAAGGCAAAAGCATCAAAACCCAAAGCAAAGTCCAGTGCAAAGAAGACGGCCAAGAAAAAGTGAAGGACAAGCTTGGGACCTTCTTTCTTGGACATTCTCCTTGACCTCTACTCTGTAAATAGGTTTCTCCTTTATTCTCTACTCCTTTCTATTGCAGCTTTATAAAAGACTGAAATATTCTTCCCCTGTAATAGTTTAAATAATCCAATTCCTTTCAATAATAACCTTTAATATGAAAAGCTCCGTTTTTGgtttggatttttttgttttccacttGCAATTTTAAAGATCTTTTAAATTTGTTCATCTTGCTTCTCTCCTTTAAAGGTATGCAATACTTCTTGTGTTTTgagcatgacaaaaaaaaaatcaggttggaTTAAAAAATAAAGGTAATATTCTAAATGTTCCTACCAATTTGAGAGAATCTCAAAATACTGCTAAAAAGGGACGTAATATCTGTCGGGTACCAGTTAAGCATTTGAGAAACATCCTATTGGAAGCTTAGTTACTGGGCTCTGAGTGCTAGAACATGACTATTTTAAAGCAGAAAAACCTTAAGTTTGTGGACAAATGAGATTACAGTGTAACTGAATGCATTTGGGATGGTGTGTTTCTTTCTAACCCTGTTGGATGGGTTAAGGTTGATAAGCTTTCTGTGAGCTTAGTGCTTTCAGAGGAAGACTGTTATTTTGGGGGAAATATGAAATCATGGAAAATTTCTGCTAATattttgatttttccctgttAAAATCTATGTGAATTGACTGCACTGAAGTGGGGATAAGGGCAAAGATTTAatttctcttctccttccaaAGTAATTAGAAGTgggtgttgttgttttatttttttttccctgtctgGCCCACTCTCTGCCCTGACAGCTTCAGAGAAAGGTGCTCTGAAAACCATCCTTTCTCTGCCATCCGTGAAGTCCTGTAATGGGGTTTTCTGAGTGCTTCCCAACCTTGCAGCGCCTTCCTCCTAATCTGCAGCGTTTTTGTTTAGAGTCCTGTGTCTACAGTGCAACCCACTCCCCCAGCCATCTACTTTTTCAATTGTGGATCTCTGTTGGGTGGGTGAGGGAGTGAAGCACGAATGTAGGGGGTGAGGGAAATGTAGCCAATTTTGAGTCTACAGAGGTAGCTCTATAAAGCTGCATACTATCGTGGGGCGGGGGGGTGTTTCCAAAATTCCTGGGAAGcagtaaaaaaataattttcaatACTCCagcttttggaagaaaaaaaaaaagatgcttgtTTAAACAAAGGAAAATTCTCATAGGATTGACACCTGATTGTCCATTTTATTTTGTATGTGTAATTTTGTGCAAGAAAGATTTAGCTGTCTTTGTAATTTTagagtttaaaataaaatgtaaaacagCATCACAACTTAGGTTTTCCTCCATCTTACTGTGTTtagtcattttttaaatatacatataAGCAAACAGAGGTTCCTTTTGTATGTACCCCAAATTGGTTGAGAGAGTGATTCTTGTTTTAATCCATAAAACTGAACCGGGGGTAAAATTGTCTATACACGTACTAGCAAAGGAGTGATGAAAGGAAACACAAAGTTTGCTGGTGCCTGAACTATAGAAACACCCCTACCCTGGGGAATCTTGAAGGGTCTGGATATCTGATAGGTTAGAGGAGGAAAATTTTTACTAAGAAATATCAACATGAACCAAAGAACTAGAGTATACCTGGCAAACACACTTGTGGGAGAAACACCCACACCTGTTCTCATGGTTTGTCCCTTCAGTTCTTGCTTGAACACTAGTGAAAAGCAGGCACCTTCTAGGCACATGGGGACAGCATGAGAAGATACACTGAGCACACTGCAAAGCGTttgctggggttttttttagtTGCATCTCAGCCATGGGCAGGACTGAGGCCGCTTCAGTCTGTAGAATTCAGAGAGTGGGTTGTATTGCATGAATAGATGTGTGGCATCTAATCCCTTAAACACCCATGTAGATGTACTCTTAAGTAGAAGTGAAATTTAAATTAGTGTGACATGACTATAGAAATTCTAGGTGGAAGCACACTTGTGTGCGCAGATCACCTTTCTGTAGTCAGAGATGCAACAAGCCTCCACACACATGGCTTCCTTGCCTGGATGCTACGCACACAGTTCCCAATCCAGGACCAGGAACAGCACATGCAGTACCCAACATATGGCATAGATTGAATGCAGATCTGAATCATGCCATGCACTCTACCCAAGTGATCCCACTCAGCATTGCACAGCATGGATGAAGACACTAATTTGTCTCGTGCTGGGGGTTGGGAATGTATGCCCACTATCACCATCTGGGGCAGAGGCACTTGATTGTTACCTGCACATTAATAGGCACCATACTCTATTGTGGCCTGTGACAACATATGGTGCGTCTAGGATCAGGGCCAGCCATGCGCATCAGGGTGCAATCTTATTGACCAATCACCAAATTGAAAGATGATTTCTGGACCTGGCGTTTTATCCAAAGTGACTGATCACTCAAATGTTCTCTTGTGTTTTTAAAGGAGGAGTTTTCAAGGCTGGCTAGAAAAGTCATGAAAGCTGCTCTGTCCCTGGCCCCTATGGTGCAAAAGGGTTATTTATGAAAAACTGCAGTCATCTGGGCTTCTTGTAGCATTATGTAATTAAAATatacagcaatgtttctcaactgtgggttgggacccattaggtgggttgcaagccaaattcaggtgggtccccattcatttcaatattttatttttaatatatcagacttgatgctaccatggtatgtgactgatttggggaaaagttacagacgtttccccaaatgcagtactgtacttttaacaagctactatgtatattcttttaacttatagtaaatgggacttactcctgggtaagtgtgattaggattgcagcctaggattgttaaaaattttcctgcttgatgatgtcacttctggtcatgacatcacttctggtgggtcctaacagattcgcattctaaaaagtgggtcccggtgttaaatgtgtgagaaccactggtacacAGAAAAGGCagccagcaacagccatttcagAAAACGCAGGCAGATCCTGGCTAGGTAAGTAGGTGGTGTATGGCCCAGGTTTGTTTGGGGGTTTCCATTTTCTGGGTAAGAGGGAAGGCCTTAGAGCAAAGCTGAGGAAGAAAGCCTTGATCTAAAGTGAGTCTGAAGAAAGTAGATTATCACATTCTATATTTGTACTTTCATCACATACCAGTGGAGAACTCTGTTTAGTGTAAAAAGAGATATCAAAAAGTGCCAGTTTAACAGCACATGCCTGGATGTGTCTACTTTAAAAGCAAGCCCCACTAAATGCAGTgagccttactcctgggtaggtgtgtataggattgaagcctaagttACTGGATCATTTAAAGCCAGGATTGAGAAAATGTTCCAAGGAGTCCGTCTAAATAAGCAAACTGGTGTTTCTGGGCAGCAGGCGGAAGAGCCAACAATTAGATTATTCATTATGAAGTGAGCACATGGAAAGATCTGTGGTACCTGGTCAGCTGCCTTCATAAACTCCTGACACATgcatcaataaaataaatatggaaGAATTCCCATTGTCCTGATAAACAAGATCA from Tiliqua scincoides isolate rTilSci1 chromosome 7, rTilSci1.hap2, whole genome shotgun sequence carries:
- the H1-0 gene encoding histone H1.0, translated to MTENSAAAPAAKPKRAKAVKKATDHPKYSDMIVAAIQAEKSRAGSSRQSIQKYIKSHYKVGENADSQIKLSIKRLVTTGVLKQTKGVGASGSFRLAKGDEPKKAPVKKAKKEVKKAATPKKAAKPKKAAAKTPAKKPKPAAKKAKKKPAPAPKKAKKPKTVKAKPVKASKPKKAKASKPKAKSSAKKTAKKK